In one window of bacterium DNA:
- the rplP gene encoding 50S ribosomal protein L16, which translates to MPLMPKRVKYRKAHRGRLTGKASRGNSLFYGDFGLQATAPAWVTSAQIEAGRVALVHFLKSRGKIWIRIFPDKPISKKPAETRMGGGKGDVSHWVAVVLPGRIMFEIAGVSEELAVEALRRASHKFPNKTKIVKRYTI; encoded by the coding sequence ATGCCGTTGATGCCAAAAAGAGTTAAATATAGAAAAGCTCATAGAGGAAGACTAACAGGGAAAGCATCCAGAGGAAATTCTCTTTTTTATGGAGACTTTGGATTGCAGGCAACAGCACCAGCTTGGGTCACAAGTGCTCAGATAGAAGCTGGTAGGGTTGCATTAGTTCACTTTTTAAAATCGAGAGGTAAAATTTGGATACGTATTTTCCCAGATAAACCTATCTCAAAAAAACCTGCAGAAACAAGAATGGGTGGTGGCAAGGGTGATGTTTCTCATTGGGTTGCTGTTGTTTTACCTGGTAGGATTATGTTTGAAATAGCAGGTGTTTCTGAAGAACTTGCAGTGGAAGCTTTAAGAAGAGCTTCTCATA